The proteins below are encoded in one region of Manis pentadactyla isolate mManPen7 chromosome 2, mManPen7.hap1, whole genome shotgun sequence:
- the FBXO48 gene encoding F-box only protein 48 isoform X2, which translates to MQRISRRNINSRVSDIELNSVDAEKEKKGNQNNFVELLPPEVTFKIFSQLDVWSLCRASVTCRSWNYTIRNSDSLWKPHCLALRAVCQREIDDDVESGYCWKVILLRNYQKSKVKHEWLSGRYSNLCSSISLPEKIMYPMDADTWGEILEAELER; encoded by the exons ATGCAGAGAATCTCCAGGAGGAATATTAATTCAAGAGTTTCTGACATAGAGTTGAACTCTGTGGatgctgaaaaggaaaaaaaagggaatcAAAATAACTTTGTTGAACTGCTTCCTCCAGAAGTTACCTTTAAAATTTTCAGTCAGCTGGACGTTTGGAGTTTGTGCAGAGCTTCAGTGACATGCAGGAGCTGGAATTACACAATAAGAAACAGTGATTCCTTATGGAAACCTCATTGCTTGGCTCTAAGAGCTGTGTGCCAAAGAGAAATAGATGATGATGTGGAAAGTGGTTATTGCTGGAAG GTAATACTACTGAGAAATTACCAGAAGAGTAAAGTGAAACATGAGTGGCTAAGTGGTAGATACAGCAACCTATGTTCTTCTATTAGCCTACCAGAAAAAATCATGTACCCAATGGATGCAGATACTTGGGGAGAAATTCTAGAAGCAGAATTGGAAAGATAA